The following are encoded together in the Mesoterricola sediminis genome:
- a CDS encoding IS5 family transposase (programmed frameshift), giving the protein MPRSSLTDAMWAKLEPLLPPERGGMGRSHHPNRPMVEAILWRHRTGAPWRDLPEEFGPWTSVYTRFEAWTKRGVWQRILEFLRKEADLEWVMPDGTILRAHQPSAGKRGGSGNQALGRSRGGCSTKIHLICDAHGNPLDFLVTPGQAHESRSAEGLLCGWQAEYVSGDRAYDGNPVRKAIEAMGATAVIPPHPRRKNPAAWDSHLYKARHAIEHGFAKLKQFRALATRFDKTARSFSAQVALACIVIWLRL; this is encoded by the exons ATGCCGAGAAGTTCCCTGACCGATGCCATGTGGGCAAAGCTTGAACCGCTCCTTCCGCCAGAGCGTGGAGGGATGGGGCGATCCCATCACCCCAACCGTCCCATGGTGGAGGCGATCCTGTGGAGGCACAGGACTGGGGCGCCGTGGAGGGACCTGCCGGAGGAATTTGGACCTTGGACAAGCGTGTACACGCGATTTGAGGCCTGGACCAAGCGCGGCGTGTGGCAAAGGATCCTGGAGTTCCTGCGCAAGGAAGCCGACCTGGAGTGGGTCATGCCGGATGGCACCATCCTTCGCGCTCATCAACCTTCAGCAGGCAAAAGGGGGGGCTCTG GGAACCAGGCGCTCGGACGATCTCGGGGTGGATGCTCGACCAAGATCCATTTGATCTGCGATGCCCACGGTAATCCTTTGGATTTCCTGGTCACTCCGGGGCAAGCCCATGAAAGCCGGTCTGCTGAAGGATTGCTGTGCGGTTGGCAGGCAGAGTACGTGTCCGGAGATCGGGCCTACGATGGGAACCCGGTAAGGAAGGCGATCGAGGCCATGGGTGCGACAGCCGTCATCCCACCTCATCCCCGGCGCAAGAATCCGGCGGCCTGGGACTCACACCTATACAAGGCCCGCCATGCCATCGAGCATGGGTTCGCCAAGCTCAAACAGTTCAGGGCGCTGGCCACCAGGTTCGACAAAACGGCGCGAAGTTTCTCAGCCCAGGTGGCTTTGGCCTGCATCGTGATCTGGCTGAGGCTATGA
- a CDS encoding NAD(P)H-dependent oxidoreductase, which yields MRVLIVYAHEEPLSFNGAMRDLAVRELEALGHAVTVSDLYAMGWKAVADAQDFLERRDRHVLKRQAEEVAALGLGTLAHDILEEQRKLREADVVIFQFPLWWFSLPAILKGWVDRVMTMGFAYGAGMRYATGGLRGRRALLALTTGGAEAAYAGEGGNGSMDAVLFPIQHGILSFCGFQTLPPFVAWAPAHQTPEAREAVLEAWRARLRGLEAEG from the coding sequence ATGCGCGTGCTCATCGTATACGCCCACGAGGAACCCCTGTCCTTCAACGGGGCCATGCGGGACCTCGCCGTGCGCGAGCTGGAGGCCCTGGGCCACGCGGTGACCGTCTCGGACCTCTACGCCATGGGGTGGAAGGCGGTGGCCGACGCCCAGGACTTCCTGGAGCGGCGGGACCGGCACGTCCTCAAGCGGCAGGCGGAGGAAGTGGCGGCCCTCGGCCTGGGGACCCTGGCCCACGACATCCTGGAGGAGCAGCGCAAGCTCCGGGAGGCCGACGTGGTGATCTTCCAGTTCCCCCTGTGGTGGTTCTCCCTGCCGGCGATCCTCAAGGGCTGGGTGGACCGGGTCATGACCATGGGCTTCGCCTACGGCGCGGGCATGCGCTACGCGACCGGCGGCCTCCGGGGGCGCCGGGCCCTGCTGGCCCTCACCACCGGCGGCGCCGAGGCCGCCTACGCGGGCGAGGGCGGCAACGGGTCGATGGACGCCGTCCTCTTCCCCATCCAGCACGGTATCCTGTCCTTCTGCGGGTTCCAGACGCTGCCGCCCTTCGTGGCCTGGGCCCCGGCCCACCAGACCCCCGAGGCGCGGGAGGCGGTCCTGGAGGCCTGGCGCGCGCGCCTGCGGGGCCTGGAAGCCGAGGGGTAG
- a CDS encoding nucleotidyltransferase family protein, with product MMPAIILAAGASRRLGAPKQLARWQGETLLRRAVRAAAACAPILVVTGHRADLMAQELAGLPVQLVPNPAWEEGMAASLRAGVAALPPGAPGALFLVCDQPAVDAALVDRLLAAWHGAPVACAYGGTRGVPALLPARDFPAVLALRGDRGARALLAAPDVVEVPFPEGTWDVDRPEDLPGGPFPTPAIDPDR from the coding sequence ATGATGCCGGCCATCATCCTCGCCGCCGGGGCCTCCCGGCGCCTGGGCGCCCCCAAGCAGCTCGCCCGGTGGCAGGGGGAGACCCTGCTCCGGCGTGCCGTCCGGGCGGCGGCGGCCTGCGCGCCGATCCTGGTGGTCACGGGCCACCGGGCCGACCTCATGGCCCAGGAGCTGGCGGGCCTCCCGGTCCAGCTCGTGCCCAACCCCGCCTGGGAGGAGGGCATGGCCGCCTCCCTCCGGGCGGGGGTCGCGGCCCTGCCGCCGGGCGCGCCCGGGGCCCTCTTCCTGGTGTGTGACCAGCCCGCCGTGGACGCGGCCCTCGTCGACCGCCTCCTGGCCGCCTGGCACGGCGCGCCCGTGGCCTGCGCCTACGGCGGCACCCGCGGGGTGCCGGCCCTCCTCCCCGCCCGGGACTTCCCCGCGGTGCTCGCCCTGCGGGGCGACCGGGGCGCCCGCGCCCTCCTGGCCGCGCCGGACGTGGTGGAGGTGCCCTTCCCCGAGGGGACCTGGGACGTGGACCGGCCGGAGGACCTCCCCGGGGGCCCTTTCCCGACCCCCGCGATCGACCCCGATCGCTGA
- a CDS encoding TolC family protein has product MVRASLVPLFLVCCGLTAQTPAPSGMRLSLQEAIQISLKNNLQVDIARQARESTVSGIQTNLGAFDWGLTADAAIGKQDFSNSTTPADGTTKKRTFDVGLAKAFTWGGNFSVNYGPAYSSTDGTSYGTPYTTTNPWSGTLSATYSQALLQGFGRQITMAPLIIARKSAQAADYTFQQSIISLVASTESQYWDLVYAERFLASKKTSLELAQKQLRENTIRMQVGTMAPIDVTSAEAQVAQAEQDIISAEAALANAKDALVRSLFPNAERPASLETTDAPTLGHIQLDEAGAVKMALDRRVELKSARIAKENAEINAKVYENKLLPSLSAYATYNGQSDVRGSYGTVNSDLTGFKYPGYTVGVKFAMPIQNNTAKGNLSAARAGLRSSELSLKDQELSIILQVRQNLRNVEAMEKAVKAAEKTRYYQQKNLEAEQKKFENGMSTNFVVLQVMTNLDNARSAELQAQINYAKAVTALEQAVGNLLEARNLKVQ; this is encoded by the coding sequence ATGGTTCGAGCCTCCCTGGTCCCCCTGTTCCTGGTCTGCTGCGGTCTGACGGCCCAGACCCCTGCTCCGTCCGGCATGCGCCTCAGCCTCCAGGAGGCCATCCAGATCTCCCTCAAGAACAACCTGCAGGTGGACATCGCCCGCCAGGCCCGCGAATCCACGGTCTCCGGGATCCAGACCAACCTGGGCGCCTTCGACTGGGGCCTCACCGCCGACGCCGCCATCGGCAAGCAGGACTTCAGCAACTCCACGACGCCCGCCGACGGCACCACGAAGAAGCGCACCTTCGACGTGGGCCTGGCGAAGGCCTTCACGTGGGGCGGCAACTTCAGCGTGAACTACGGCCCCGCCTACAGCAGCACCGACGGGACCAGCTACGGCACGCCCTACACCACGACCAATCCCTGGAGCGGCACCCTGAGCGCCACCTACAGCCAGGCCCTGCTGCAGGGCTTCGGCCGCCAGATCACGATGGCCCCGCTCATCATCGCCCGCAAGAGCGCGCAGGCCGCGGACTACACCTTCCAGCAGTCGATCATCAGCCTGGTGGCCTCCACCGAGAGCCAGTACTGGGACCTGGTCTACGCGGAGCGGTTCCTGGCCAGCAAGAAGACCAGCCTCGAGCTCGCCCAGAAGCAGCTCCGTGAGAACACCATCCGCATGCAGGTGGGCACCATGGCGCCCATCGACGTGACCAGCGCCGAGGCCCAGGTCGCCCAGGCCGAGCAGGACATCATCAGCGCCGAGGCCGCCCTGGCCAACGCCAAGGACGCCCTGGTCCGCAGCCTCTTCCCCAACGCCGAGCGCCCCGCCTCCCTGGAGACCACGGACGCCCCGACCCTCGGCCACATCCAGCTGGACGAGGCCGGCGCCGTGAAGATGGCCCTCGACCGCCGCGTCGAGCTCAAGTCCGCCCGCATCGCCAAGGAGAACGCGGAGATCAACGCCAAGGTCTACGAGAACAAGCTCCTGCCCTCCCTGTCGGCCTACGCCACCTACAACGGCCAGAGCGACGTGCGCGGCTCCTACGGCACCGTGAACTCCGACCTGACCGGCTTCAAGTACCCCGGCTACACCGTGGGCGTCAAGTTCGCGATGCCCATCCAGAACAACACCGCCAAGGGCAACCTGTCCGCCGCCCGCGCCGGCCTGCGCAGCAGCGAACTGAGCCTGAAGGACCAGGAGCTGAGCATCATCCTCCAGGTCCGCCAGAACCTCCGCAACGTGGAGGCCATGGAGAAGGCCGTGAAGGCCGCCGAGAAGACCCGCTACTACCAGCAGAAGAACCTCGAGGCCGAGCAGAAGAAGTTCGAGAACGGCATGTCCACCAACTTCGTCGTCCTGCAGGTCATGACGAACCTGGACAACGCCCGCAGCGCCGAGCTGCAGGCCCAGATCAACTACGCCAAGGCCGTGACCGCCCTGGAGCAGGCCGTCGGCAACCTCCTCGAGGCCCGCAACCTCAAGGTCCAGTAG
- a CDS encoding xanthine dehydrogenase family protein molybdopterin-binding subunit, with the protein MATTRRDFLKVASVTGLALGLRLDAGEGAPAALAPNAWIRVGRDGRVRVTVGKSEMGQGVRTALPMIVADELGVDWERVDLAQAEPGPDFRHLGTGGSMSIQASWMPLRRAAAAAREMLVQAAAQAWGVAPATCRVERGEVLHPPTGRRTGFGRLVQAAARLPVPREPRLAETRTLIGRPTRRVDGPRIVDGRAVYGLDVALPGMRHAAVARCPVPGGKALRWDEAAVRALPGVQAVIPIDSGVAVVADGTHAALAAAAALRATWDPGPHAGFSSEAFRAVLADRVARPGVPARRAGDADAALARAARRLTAEYEFPWQAHATLEPPNCVAHVKAGGCDLWTGTQSPNEVQARAAKLLGVDPARVRVRVPLLGGGFGRRLSSEFALEAVQVSRAAGGPIQLVWSREDDLRHDRFHPMSLHRLEAALDGGGLQAWAHRIAAPSILLSWMEGRRGDGLVSAETNGAADLPYRIPHIRVDYAEAPCHLPLGWWRAIEAMPNVFARECFLDECAAALGRDPLALRRELLAGAETRDVGGERVDLGRLRGVLDLAAARAGWASPPPPGRARGLACSAYDAHTYCALVAEVATDGAGWKVARIVAAVDCGIVVNPLGLAGNVESGVLWGLSALRTAITFKAGQVEQTSLSDLPIAQMADAPAIEVHLVPSQAPPTGIGEPPVPLVIPAVLNAVHALTGTRIRRLPLS; encoded by the coding sequence CGCCGGGACTTCCTGAAAGTGGCATCGGTCACAGGTCTGGCCCTGGGCCTCCGCCTGGACGCCGGGGAGGGCGCCCCGGCCGCCCTCGCGCCCAACGCCTGGATCCGGGTGGGCCGGGATGGCCGGGTGCGCGTCACCGTCGGCAAATCCGAAATGGGGCAGGGGGTGCGCACCGCCCTCCCCATGATCGTCGCCGACGAGCTGGGGGTGGACTGGGAGCGGGTGGACCTGGCCCAGGCCGAGCCCGGCCCGGACTTCCGGCACCTGGGCACCGGGGGGAGCATGAGCATCCAGGCCTCGTGGATGCCCCTGCGCCGGGCCGCCGCGGCGGCCCGGGAGATGCTCGTCCAAGCTGCCGCCCAGGCCTGGGGGGTGGCGCCAGCCACCTGCCGGGTGGAGCGGGGCGAGGTCCTGCATCCGCCCACCGGCCGGCGGACCGGATTCGGCCGCCTCGTCCAGGCCGCGGCGCGGCTGCCGGTGCCCCGGGAGCCCCGCCTGGCGGAGACCCGCACCCTCATCGGCCGTCCCACCCGCCGCGTCGATGGCCCGCGCATCGTGGACGGCCGCGCCGTCTATGGCCTGGACGTGGCCCTGCCCGGCATGCGCCACGCGGCCGTGGCCCGCTGCCCGGTGCCGGGCGGCAAGGCGCTGCGCTGGGACGAGGCCGCGGTCCGCGCCCTGCCCGGGGTCCAGGCCGTGATCCCCATCGATTCCGGCGTGGCCGTGGTGGCCGACGGCACCCACGCGGCCCTGGCGGCCGCCGCCGCCCTGCGGGCCACCTGGGATCCGGGGCCCCATGCCGGCTTCTCCTCCGAGGCCTTCCGGGCCGTCCTGGCGGACCGGGTGGCCCGTCCGGGCGTCCCCGCGCGGCGCGCGGGGGACGCCGACGCCGCCCTGGCCCGGGCCGCCCGCCGGCTCACGGCCGAGTACGAATTCCCCTGGCAGGCCCACGCCACCCTGGAGCCCCCGAACTGCGTGGCCCACGTGAAGGCCGGCGGCTGCGACCTCTGGACCGGGACCCAGTCCCCCAACGAGGTGCAGGCCCGGGCGGCCAAGCTGCTCGGCGTGGATCCCGCCCGGGTGCGGGTGCGGGTGCCCCTGCTGGGGGGCGGCTTCGGCCGCCGCCTGAGCTCCGAGTTCGCCCTCGAGGCCGTGCAGGTCTCCCGCGCCGCCGGAGGCCCCATCCAGCTGGTGTGGAGCCGGGAGGACGATCTCCGCCACGACCGGTTCCATCCCATGAGCCTCCACCGCCTGGAGGCCGCCCTGGACGGCGGAGGGCTCCAGGCCTGGGCCCACCGCATCGCCGCCCCCAGCATCCTCCTGTCCTGGATGGAGGGGCGGCGCGGCGACGGCCTCGTGTCCGCCGAGACGAACGGCGCCGCCGACCTCCCCTACCGCATCCCCCACATCCGCGTCGACTACGCCGAGGCCCCCTGCCACCTGCCCCTGGGCTGGTGGCGGGCCATCGAGGCCATGCCCAACGTCTTCGCCCGGGAGTGCTTCCTGGACGAGTGCGCGGCGGCCCTCGGCCGGGATCCCCTCGCCCTCCGCCGCGAACTGCTGGCCGGGGCGGAGACCCGCGACGTCGGCGGGGAGCGGGTGGACCTGGGGCGCCTGCGCGGCGTCCTGGACCTGGCGGCGGCCCGCGCCGGCTGGGCCTCCCCCCCGCCCCCGGGGCGCGCGCGGGGCCTGGCCTGCTCCGCCTACGACGCCCACACGTACTGCGCCCTGGTGGCCGAGGTGGCCACCGACGGCGCGGGCTGGAAGGTCGCGCGGATCGTGGCCGCCGTGGACTGCGGCATCGTGGTGAACCCCCTGGGCCTGGCCGGCAACGTGGAGAGCGGCGTCCTCTGGGGCCTGTCGGCCCTGCGCACGGCCATCACCTTCAAGGCGGGCCAGGTGGAGCAGACCTCCCTCAGCGATCTGCCCATCGCCCAGATGGCGGACGCCCCGGCCATCGAGGTGCACCTGGTGCCCAGCCAGGCGCCGCCCACGGGCATCGGCGAGCCGCCTGTGCCCCTGGTCATCCCGGCCGTCCTCAACGCCGTCCACGCGCTGACCGGAACCCGGATCCGCCGGCTGCCCCTGTCATGA
- the purE gene encoding 5-(carboxyamino)imidazole ribonucleotide mutase — translation MGSKSDWGTMQETARTLEALGIPCEAHVASAHRTPDKVVQFCETAEARGLKVIIAAAGGAAHLAGFCAGKTHLPVLGVPMKAWSLDGLDSLLSTVQMPSGIPVGTLAIGKAGAVNAALLAAAILALGDPALRERLLAFRAAQTAKALADDDLMPA, via the coding sequence ATGGGATCCAAGTCCGACTGGGGCACGATGCAGGAGACCGCCCGCACCCTGGAGGCCCTGGGCATCCCCTGCGAGGCCCACGTCGCCTCGGCCCACCGGACCCCGGACAAGGTCGTCCAGTTCTGCGAGACGGCCGAGGCCCGCGGCCTGAAGGTGATCATCGCCGCGGCCGGCGGCGCGGCCCACCTGGCGGGGTTCTGCGCGGGGAAGACCCACCTGCCCGTCCTGGGGGTGCCCATGAAAGCCTGGTCGCTTGATGGGCTGGATTCCCTCCTGTCCACCGTCCAGATGCCCTCGGGCATCCCGGTCGGCACCCTGGCCATCGGCAAGGCCGGGGCCGTCAACGCCGCCCTCCTGGCCGCGGCCATCCTGGCCCTCGGCGATCCGGCCCTGCGGGAGCGCCTCCTGGCGTTCCGGGCCGCCCAGACAGCGAAAGCCCTGGCGGACGACGACCTCATGCCCGCCTGA
- the lipB gene encoding lipoyl(octanoyl) transferase LipB, translating to MTDIGFTQSRPAQLRRLGHVLYAAGLRMQKGMAEYVKDGSSPDQVLVLEHNPVFTLGRNATRSDIHVTDAFLESRGVEVFETDRGGQVTYHGPGQIVVYPVCNLKGGREDVGRLVRGLEEAMIRCAADFGVTADRLPGFPGVWVDTPRGLEKLGALGIHLNRWITTHGIAFNVAPDLAHFRWITPCGITDKGVCSLKSLLGDACPTWDEAADSLQRHLGDCLGLDLLPVPAHSASISALTWRRGPSGPEVLVMLRTPGHGLWWSSVTGMVEPGETPEAAARRELMEEAGLSGNLLPLDFSHSFWMDPAVLGLPPGPPRFNTETCFHVEVDPASEVRLALDEHSEYRWCSPAEARALMMWEGSREAVRRLERLLPSLNPAP from the coding sequence ATGACGGACATCGGCTTCACCCAGTCCCGGCCCGCCCAGCTGCGGAGGCTGGGCCACGTTCTCTACGCCGCAGGCCTCCGCATGCAGAAGGGCATGGCGGAGTACGTGAAGGACGGCTCCAGCCCTGACCAGGTCCTGGTGCTCGAGCACAACCCGGTCTTCACCCTGGGCCGGAACGCCACCCGCTCCGACATCCACGTGACGGACGCCTTCCTGGAGTCGCGGGGCGTGGAGGTCTTCGAGACGGACCGCGGCGGCCAGGTCACCTACCACGGCCCCGGCCAGATCGTCGTCTACCCCGTGTGCAACCTCAAGGGCGGCCGCGAGGACGTGGGCCGGCTCGTGCGGGGGCTCGAGGAGGCCATGATCCGCTGCGCCGCCGACTTCGGCGTGACCGCGGACCGCCTCCCGGGCTTCCCCGGGGTCTGGGTGGACACCCCCCGCGGGCTCGAGAAGCTGGGCGCCCTCGGCATCCACCTCAACCGCTGGATCACCACCCACGGCATCGCCTTCAACGTGGCCCCCGACCTGGCCCACTTCCGGTGGATCACGCCCTGCGGCATCACGGACAAGGGCGTCTGCAGCCTCAAGTCCCTCCTGGGGGACGCCTGCCCCACCTGGGACGAGGCCGCCGACAGCCTCCAGCGCCACCTGGGCGACTGCCTGGGCCTGGACCTGCTCCCCGTGCCCGCCCACAGCGCCAGCATCTCGGCCCTCACCTGGCGCCGGGGCCCCTCCGGACCCGAGGTCCTCGTGATGCTCCGGACCCCGGGGCACGGCCTCTGGTGGTCCAGCGTCACCGGCATGGTCGAGCCGGGCGAGACCCCCGAGGCGGCCGCGCGCCGGGAGCTCATGGAGGAGGCCGGCCTTTCCGGGAACCTGCTCCCCCTCGACTTCTCCCACAGCTTCTGGATGGACCCCGCCGTCCTGGGCCTGCCCCCGGGCCCCCCCCGCTTCAACACGGAGACCTGCTTCCACGTCGAGGTGGATCCCGCCAGCGAGGTCCGCCTCGCCCTGGACGAGCACAGCGAGTACCGCTGGTGCTCCCCGGCCGAGGCGCGCGCCCTCATGATGTGGGAGGGCTCCCGGGAGGCGGTGCGGCGCCTGGAGAGGCTGCTGCCCAGCCTCAACCCCGCGCCATGA